AGAGCAAGGCGGCCTAGGATTTTACAATGGCGCTACGCGAGGTAATCACCCATCCCGACCCAAGGTTGAGCAGGCCCAGCGATCCGCTCCCCGAGGTCAACGACGAGGTGCGCAAACTATTGCGCGACCTAGCCGAGACGATGTACGCCGCGCCCGGTGTGGGCCTGGCCGCCCCCCAGCTCGGGGTCAACCTGCGCGCGGTGGTGATCGACATCGGACCGGTCGATCAGGGAGGATCGGGCCTGATTCAGATCGTCAACCCGGTGATCGAAAGCTCCGAGGGGAGCATCTCCTGGGATGAGGGCTGCCTGTCGGTGCCGGGGATGAACGAGGAGGTCCAGCGCGCCGTGCACGTGGTGGTCAGCGGGCTGGACATCAACGGCGAACCGCTACGCTACGACGTCGAGGACTTTCTGGCCGTGGCCTTCCAGCACGAGATCGACCACCTCGACGGCCTGCTGTTCTTCGAGCGGCTCAGCCCGCTCAAACGCAAGCTGCTGCTCAAGGAGTACCGCAAGCAACAGCTTGAAAACGAATAGACCCGCCTTGCCTGGCATGCAAACTCAACCCTGGAAAATAGTCTTTTTCGGCACCGACGCGGTCTCACGGGTGGTGCTCGATGCCCTGTTTGAGGGGCCGGATCGCGTGGTGGCCTGCGTCAGCCAGCCCGACCGGCCGGCCGGACGCGGCCGCAATCTTCATCCGACCCAGGTTAAAATCGTGGCCCAGACCAAGGGCCTGCCCCTGCGTCAGCCCGAACGGATGCGCGACCCGGAGCTGGTTCAGTGGCTGCAGTCGTTCAACGCCGAGCTGTTCGTGGTGGCCGCCTTCGGCCGGATTCTCAAACCCGAGCTGCTGCAGATTCCGCTTCACGGTTGTCTCAACGTGCACACCAGCCTGCTGCCCAAGTATCGCGGCGCCGCGCCGATCCAGTGGGCCGTGGCCAACGGCGAGCAGGTCAGCGGCGCGACGATCATGCTGATGGACCAGGGGATGGATACCGGACCGCTGCTGCTGCAGCGCGAGCTTGCCATCGGGCCGCACGAGACTGCCCAGCAGCTCACCGTGCGCCTGGCGGCCCTGGGCGCCGCGCTGCTGCCCGAGGCGATCAAAGGGCTCAAGGCCGGGACCCTCGAGCCCGTGCCCCAGGAAGAATCCCTATCGAGCGCTGCGCCGATTTTGCGCAAGTCCGACGGTCTGATCGACTGGTCGCTGAACGCCGCGCTGATCGCCTCGCGCCTGCGCGGATTCACGCCCTGGCCCGGCTGCTACACATATCTCGACGGCAAGCTGCTCAAAGTGATCGAGGCCTGCGCCGAGTCCGACTGCGATCCGGCCCAGCCCGGGACGGTTCTTAAAAGCGAGGCCTCAGGATTGCTGGTGGCCTGCGGCCGCGGCTGCCTGCGCATCACTCGCCTGCAGCTCGAGGGGCGCAAGCCGTTGGAGTGCTGCACGTTCCTCAGCGGCTGCCACGTCGATCCGGGAACCGAACTAGGCGACTGAATAGGAAGCCGCCGCGAGTTGAATTTCGCGGTTAGCCTGTCGGGTAGTGCTCGCGATACCAGTCGATGGTGCGCTGCAACCCTTGGGCAAAGCCCACGGTCGGGTCGTAGCCGAACACCTGTTTGGCGTGCGCATTGGACCAATGCAAATCGCACGAGGCGACCTTAATGCGGTAGAGGGTCAGCGGCGGCCCGGCCTTGGAGCGCACCAAGTGCGCGCCCAGGTGCATCGCCCCGGCCAGCGGCACCAGCAGCGGATAGGGCAAACTCAGCTTGGATTGCTTGAAGTCCAACGCATCGCAGATCGCCGTTGCGTACTCGCGCCAGCTAATCGCGCCGTCGTCGGCCAGCACGAACGTTCCACCGGCCGCCTCCTCGCTCTTGGCCGCGCGCACCATTCCCGCGGTCAGGTTCTCCACGTAGGAGTAGCAGAAGCGTCCGCGGCCGCCGTTGACAAAACCGAACTGCCCCTTGCGCAAGGCGTCGACCATCGGCACGAAGGCCATGCGATCCCACGGCCCGAAGATCACCATCCCCGGCCGGACGATGGTGGTCTGGATCAGCCCGCGATCCTGGTAGTCGCGCACAATGCGCTCGGCCGCGATCTTGCTCGTGGCGTAGGGCGGATAGGTCGCGTCGCACGGCGCGTTCTCGTCGGCCTCGAAGTAGGGTCGGTACTTGTGCACGGCCAGGGAGCTCATCTGCACGAAGCGCTCGACCCCGGCGTCGATCGCCGCCTGCAGCACGTTGCGCGTGCCGTCGCGGTTAACGGCGAAGAACAGCTTGGCCGGGCCCCAGTCGCGGGGGATCGCCGCCAAGTGGAACACCGCGTCCACACCCTTGAACGCCGCGCCGAAGCTCTGCGGGTCGGTGATGTCCGCGCCGTAGAATTCGTGTTCCACGCCCTGAAGCGCGTCGTGCGGCGTTGTGGGCAGATCGAGCACGCGCACCTGCCATCCGCCGCGCACCAGAGTGCGCACCAGTTGTGAGCCGATGAAGCCCCTGCCGCCGGTTACTAAAGCCTGTGGCATCGTTCCCTCTCCGTTGTAAATCGAGCAACTATCCCGGGACTTCGCGGAATGCTCAGCCCACGGGCTCGGGCAGCGGCTGCTCCGTGGCGATTACAGTCTGTTCCACCTCAAGGTGTTCGATGTTGCGCAGCTCCATGAACGCCAAAGTGTAAAAGCTCGACGAATAGGTTTTAAACCCGGCGATCAAGGGGAAGAGCAACACCATTCCGGGCAGCATCACCAGGAACGACAGGTAGCTCTGGGTGCCGACCATCAGGGCGATCGCGCCGATCATGAACGGGCAGAGCACGATCATCGAGGCCACGGCGAATCCCATGCCGAAGCCGATCATAATTAAGATGTTGAGCACCGTGGGGCCGGGCTTGCGTTTGGTCAGCCCCCAACCGGCCTTGAGTCCCGGGATCACCTGCATGTCCTCAAGCACGATGAAACGCAGACCCCAGGCCATGATCGGCATCAGCAGAACCATTGTCGCCATGAACGCAAACATAACCATCAGCCCGATCAGCGCGCCGATTACGATCCCCAGCACCTCGTTGATTGTGAAGTAGAGGGCCGCGCCGATTCCGACGCACAGTCCGATCAGCAGCATGAAACACAGCACCAGCGCCAGCACCAGCAGCCACAGCCGGAAGATGCGGCCGAAGTACGTCTTGCCCGCCTGCCAGGTCTCGCCGAAGCTGCTGCTGTTGCCCGCGGCAATGTGCCGCACGCGGTCGACCAGCCCGCCGGTGCAGACCCAGCTGAGAATTAGCGCGGTAATGGCGAAGAGCAGCACCAGCGCGCCCACGCCGATCATTAACGCGATCTCAAACTCGTTGAGCGAGCCCATGCTCGATTGATCCATCGGCATGTTGAAGCCGCCGTTGCAGCCGCCCGAACCGCCGTAGGAGAAGAAGCCGAAAAACCAGAGATACTTGTGCTTCCAGGTAATCTCCCAGGCGCGCTTGATCACTCGTTTGTACGGAAACGGTACACTCATCTGCGGCCTCCGCTGTTTGTCGACTACTGCTCGCATCATATGAAACCGCTTTATTGATGGTCAAGGACGCCGAGGATTACTGCCGACGGTCGGCGTGGGGTATACAATCTGCGGCCATGGAATTCAATCGCACCCTGCGCGAGGTCGAGGCCCAGATCGAAACGCTGCGCGCCAAAGTACCGATGCTGCGCACCCACGGTACGAATCAGGCGTACAGCAGCGGGCCGCTGGTCCCCAGCTGCCGGATCTGCATCAGGCAAGCCTACATGTCGTTCCGGCTGGGCATGCGCTGCAACGCGAGCTGCGACTTCTGCTTTCTCCAAACCCTTAAAGCGAACGCGCCCGACGACGGGGTCGAGTTGCGTCAGACCCAGTGGCAAGAGTTCGAGCGCCACCTGGACCGGATCGAGGGCGTGGCGTTCACCGGCGGCGAGCCGCTGCTGTATATCGACGCCCTTGAACTGCTGATCCCGCGCATGCGCAAACTCAAGCCCGGGCTCTACGTCTGGGTCTACACCAACGGGCTGCTGGCCGACGACCGCACGTTGGACCGTCTGGCCAAGATGCGCATCGACGAGCTGCGCTTCAACGTGGCGGCCTCCGACTACGACCCGGTGGTGATCGACCAGGTGGGCCAGGCCCGCAGGCGCTTCAAGCGCGTGGTGGTCGAGGTGCCCTCCTACCCGCAGCAACGCGAGCCGCTGCTCGCGGCGTTGGCCGACTTCGAGCGGGTGGGCATTGACCAGCTGAACCTGCAGGAGTTGTGGGTGACCGACGCCAACGTGGCGCGCCTCAAGGGCGAGGGCTACCAATCCGGATTGCTGTTCGCCAAAAAGTTTTTTCTATATGGCAGTCGAGCGCTGACCTACGAGGCAATGCTGCTCTGCACCCAGCGTCACTACTCCTACAGTGTCAACGACTGCTCGGCCGCGCGCTTCGGCCCGGCGAAGTAAAGATCGGCACCTTTGAGGCTTAAAAAAAGGGCCGCCCATTTGGGCGGCCCTTGTAGTCGATAACTGATTGCAGTTGCTAGAGCACGACCTCGATCACGCTGCGGTCGCCGCTGGCCATGGAGTCGGCCAGACCGATGTTCTCGGGCAGCAGCTGGGTGGTGAAGAACTTGGCGGTCTCGACCTTACCCAGGTAGAACTTGACCTCGTCGTCGGACTCGGCCAGTGCGGCCCACTTGGTCGCGTCAGCCTCTTTGGCCGCCAGCTTCTCAGCGGCGATCTTGGCCTGCTTTAGCAGCAGAGCGGCGATCACCACGTTGCCGAACAGCTTGAGATACGGCGTGGCGTGGCTCACCGGGTAGAGCTGGTCGTCGCGCATCATGCCGAAGTTCATCGTGACCTCGGCCAGCTTGTCGCGATAGCCGCCCAGGGAGGTGACGTACTTGCCCAGCAGCTCGTCGTCGCTGTTGCCGTCGATGAACGTGGCCAGATCCATCAGGTAGTTCATCAGCAGCATGCCGCCCTTGGCGCCGACCTTGCGGCCGATCAGGTCCAGGGCCTGGATGCCGTTGGTGCCTTCGTAGATCGAGTTGATGCGCTGGTCGCGCATGTGCTGCTCCAGCGGGTACTCCTGGCAGTAGCCGTATCCGCCGAGAACCTGCACGCCCAGCGAACAGGTGGTGAAGCCCTGGTCGGTGGAGTAGGCCTTGCAGATCGGGGTCAGCAGCTCGACGAAGCCCTTGTACTTGTCGTCGCCGCTGGTCTCGAACTTGTCTCCGAAGTAGGCGCACTCGAACAGCAGTGCGCGGCAGCCCTCGGAGTAGGCCTTCATGGTCAGAAGCATGCGCTTGATGTCGGGGTGAACGATGATCGGCACGCGCGCGGCGTCGGCGTCCTTCATGTCGCGGATGTCGGTGCCCTGGATGCGCTCCCGGGCGTAGTCCAGCGCCTCGCGGTAGGAGGCCGCGGCCAGGGACATTCCCATCATGCCAACGCCGATGCGGGCTTCGTTCATCATCAGGAACATGTACTTGATCCCGGCGAACTCCTCACCGATCAGCCAGCCTTCGCAATCGTTGTTGTCGCCGAAGTTCAACGTACAGGTGGATGAGCCGTTGATGCCCATCTTGTGCTCGATGTTGGTCACGTTGACGTCGTTGGAGCCGCCGACCGCGCCGTTCTCATCGACTTTGTTCTTGGGGATCAGGAACAGGCTGATGCCCTTGATGCCCGAGGGGGCGCCGGGCGTGCGAGCCAGCACCAAGTGGATGATGTTCTCGGTCAGGTCGTGATCGCCCGAGGAGATGAAGGTCTTGGTGCCGGTGATCTTCCAGAGGTCGGACCCCTCGACCTTCTTGGCTGTGGTCTTGGTGTCGCCCACTGCCGATCCGGCGCCGGACTCGGTGAGGCACATCGTGCCCGCCCACTTGCCGGTGTACATATTTTCGCAGAAGGTATTCTTCATCCAGTCGGTGCCGTGAGTCTCGATCACATGGGCCGCGGAGTTGGTCAGGCCCGGGGTCATCGAGAACGCGGTGCAGCCGGCGAGGAAACGCTCGGAGCAGGCCACTCCGATTACGTTGGGCAGGCCCTGTCCGCCGAACTCAGGGTTGTGGGTCATGCCGATCCAGCCGCCCTCGCGGTATTGCTCGTAGGCCTCTTTGAATCCCGGCGGCATGTAAACCTGGCCGTCCTCGATTTTGCAACCGATACGGTCGGAGTCCTCGTTGAGCGGCGCGAGCAGGTTCTTGGAAACCTTGCCGGCCTCCTCGAGGATCATCTTAAAATCATCGACCTCGAAATCGGCGAATTTCTCGGTCCCACACAGGTCTTCGATGCCCAACTGCTCAAAGAGCACAAAGTTGACATCACGTTCTTCAATCGTGAAAGGCATGCCCGCTTCCTCCTCAGAAATAGGTACGGCGGTTGATGATAATTACGATGTCTGACTGAACAGTCAACCCAACGGAGTTTAGCAGAGAGCCCCGGCAGGCGCAACCTAAAATGAATGGGGGCTCATTCATTTCCCGGTGCCACAAATTGACAGCTATCAAGCCCTCTGCTATGAATCGTGTGATCTTTCCAGGCCCCTCTTTTTGCATTTGATATGAAATATTTACGAAGATCGATAATCAGCGGCCGACTCCCGATGCGCAGCCTGTTCGCCCTGTTGCTGATGCTGCCGCTCACGGCCGTCGTGGCCCAAGACGCGGACCCCAACGGGCTGGGACGCGGGTTCCACTTCGGCTCCTACGGCCGGGTGCAGTTCACTTCGGACCTCGACGGCCACCCCGGACGCGAGATCAACGTGGTCAGCCACGGCCCGCGCCTGGCCGAGGAGAGTTACGTTGAGCTCGACTTCGGCTACGGCCTGGCCCGTCCCGATCTGGCTGTGGATTTGCAATTCACCCTGGCGCTGTTCGAGCCGTTCTACCATTACTCGGGGGACGCGCAGCAGTACCTTGCCGTGCGCAACCTCTACGCCGAGGCCTCGCAGTTCCTGCCGCGCCTGAGCCTGTGGGTCGGCAGCCGGATGTATCGCGGCGACGACGTGTACCTTCTGGATTGCTGGCCGCTGGACAACCTCAACACCATCGGCGGCGGCGTGGGATTCGCCGACTGGGGGCTGGACCTGCGCGCGCACATGGGCGTCAACCGACTGAACAACGACTACCAGTTGCAGACGATCGAGATTCCCAACGCGGGCTTCGGCAGCTCCGAATACACAATCCTCGACCGCCAGCGCTGGATCTACAGCCTGCGCAGCGCCTACCGCCTCAGCGCCCTGCCCGCACCGCTTGGCATGGACTTCGTGCTCTACGGCGAGTTTCACCGCCTGCCCCAGGGCGAGCGCATTCCGCCCGAGCTGATCGAGGACCAGGTGCCGGATTACGACCCGGAGGATATCAAGGACAAGCTGCCCCAGGAGAGCGGGTACAAGCTCGGCGGCGAGGTGAGCCTGATTGGCATCCCGCCGCAAGGCTTTATCAAGCTCTTCGTGGCCTACGCCGCGGACCTGGCGGCCTACGGCGAGTGGGGCGTGCCCTGGGGCCTGAACACCAACGGCAAGACCCGCGGCGCGTCCGAGCTGACGCTGGCGCTCTCGGGCAACTGGGAGAGCCGCTGGGTGGGGGTGATGCTCGGGGCCGAGGCGCGGCGCTTTGAGGACGCCGACCCCAACGAGTTCGACATCGACGACTACTGGGAGGGCGTGGCCGTGCTGAGGCCGATCGTCTACATCACCGATCATTTTCATCAGGGGCTCGAGATCAGCTATCAGCAGCACTACCCGTTCGGCCTGGACCCGTCCACGGACGAGCAGGAGGTGCCCGAGGTCTGGCAGCTGAGCGTGCTCGAGCTTTTAAGCTGGGATCGCGGCAACTACGCGAGGCCGCAGTTCCGCCTGGTCTACACCTTAAGCAAGCTCAACTCCGCCGCGCGCCGACGTTTCCCCGAGGGCGACACGCGCCGCAACGACGAGCTGCAACACTTCATCGGCCTGGGGGTTGAGTGGTGGTTCGACTCCAGCTACCGCTGATCGCGCTGCTGTGCCTGGCGCTGCTTTGCACCGCGGGGTGCAAGCCGTACGAAAGCAACGACCCGGACGCTGACGACGACTTTGGCGACGATGACGATGCGGGCGAGCGTGTGGTGATCTACGAGCTGGTGGTGCGGCTGTTCGGCAACGTCACGCAAAATCCGGAAACCGACGGCGACATCCTGACCAACGGCGTGGGGCGCTTCGAGTCGATCGACGATACTGCTCTGCAATCGCTGTCCGATTTGGGCGTGACCCACCTGTGGCTGATGGGCGTGCTGCAGCAGGCCAGCAACACCGACTACTCGACCCTGAGCTCGCCCCAGCCCGCGGACGACCCGGACATCCTCAAGGGCAAGGCAGGCAGCTTCTACGCAATCAAGGACTACTTCGACGTCTGCCCGGATTACGCCCTGGACCCGGAGAACCGGATTGGCGAGTTCGAGGATCTGATCGAGCGCGTGCACGACCACGGAATGCGGGTGGTGATCGACCTGGTGCCCAACCACGTGGCGCGCTCCTACGCCTCGGACGTGCGGTCGGACCTCGACTTCGGCGCGGGGGACGAGCGCTCGCTGTTCTTCGGCCAGCAAAACAATTTCTTCTACCTGGTCGATCCGCCGGGCCAGGCTCTCTCGATCCCCGAACCCTCAAACTGGGAGCGGCCGCCGGGGGCCGATGGCACCTTCGATCTCGAGAACAACGACGGCGATCCGCCGAACGACGTGCCGAAAGTCACGGGCAACAACCAGACCTCGCCGACTCTCAGCGAGTACGACTGGTACGAGACAATCAAGCTCAACTACGGCTACAACTTCGTCGATGGCTCGTACCTCTACGAGCCGACCCCCGACACCTGGCTCAAGCTCGACGCGATCGTCGCCTATTGGCAGGGCCTGGGAATCGACGGCTTCCGCTGCGACTTCGCGCACTACGTTCCACTAGAGTTCTGGACCTGGTTGATTGAACGCGCCCGGGCACGTGATTCGGACGTCTTTTTCTTTGCCGAGGCCTACAACTCATCCGACGCTGTGCCCGGCTTCTCGTTCACCGAGATAATCAAGAGCGGGTTCGACGCGATCTACGACGATAGCGGCTACGACACGACCAAGGGCGTACTGTGCTGCGGCAAGTGGGCCAACGACCTCGACGAGCAGTGGCCCGACGACTTCCTCGCGCCGCGCGTGGTGCGCTATGCCGAGAACCACGACGAGCGGCGGCTGGCCTCGGACCTGGTGAGCGGCGAGAATCCCGACGACTCGGGCGCAGGCTCGATCGAGGCCGGGTTCGCGATCAGCGCCCTGCTCTTTTTACAGGCCCAAGGCCCGCTGCTACTCTACAACGGCCAGGCCGTGGGCGAGCCCGGCGCGGGCGTCGAGGGTTTCTCGGGCGAGGACGGCCGGACCACGATCTTCGACTATTGGTCCATGCCGCAGGTCGCGGCCTGGGTCAACAACTTCGCCTTTGACGGCGGCGGCCTGGATGGGCAGCACCGCGATCTGCGCGCGGACTACGCCGCGCTGATCGAGCTCGCCGCGCGTCCGGTGTTCGTGCAGGGCAGCTTCTACTCGCTGCAAAACAGCAACAAGGACGACTGGCGCTACGGCGGATCAGGCCAGTGGGTCTACTCCTATCTGCGTTACCTACCGCAACGCTCCGAGAGCTACCTGATCGTGGTCAACCTCTCGGACCAGACCCACGCCTTCAACCTCAAGCTGCCGCAGCAGGCGTTGCAGTTCATGGGGTTCGACGAGCAGCAGGGCACGCTGACCTTCACCGACCAGCTCGACGAGCTGGCCGACGAGCCGACCATCGAAAGCCGCCGCGCCGCGGACCTCGGTATTGAGCTGACCCTCGATCCCTATCGCGTGCGCGCCTTTCGGATCGTCCAACACAAGGACTGAGCCGATGAGCAATATTCGTTTGCGCCTGACCCTGATCGCCGGATTGGCCGCGGTTGCGCTGCTGCTGTGCGCCTGCCCCGACCTCTCGCCGGTGACCGAGGATTGGGATGTTTCGACCCACGTCGATGATTGGCGCGACGAGGTGATCTACCAGCTGATGGTCGACCGTTTCGCCGACGGCGACCCGAACAACAACTACAACGTCAACCCCTACGCACCGGCCGCGTACCACGGCGGCGACTGGCAGGGGGTGATCGACCGCCTGGACTACATCCAGGAGCTGGGTGTGACCACGCTGTGGATCACGCCGGTTGTGAAAAACGTCGAGGAGGACGCCGGGGTCTCCTCGTACCACGGCTATTGGACCCAGGACTTCACCCAGGTCAATCCGCACTTCGGCGACCTGGCCAAGCTGCGCCAGATGGTCGACGAATGCCACGCACGCGGGATCAACGTGATCCTCGACATCGTGGTCAACCACATCGGCCAGCTTTTCTACTACGACATCAACCTCAACGGTCGGCCCGACGAGACGCTCTACGGCTCGG
The nucleotide sequence above comes from Candidatus Alcyoniella australis. Encoded proteins:
- the def gene encoding peptide deformylase, with product MALREVITHPDPRLSRPSDPLPEVNDEVRKLLRDLAETMYAAPGVGLAAPQLGVNLRAVVIDIGPVDQGGSGLIQIVNPVIESSEGSISWDEGCLSVPGMNEEVQRAVHVVVSGLDINGEPLRYDVEDFLAVAFQHEIDHLDGLLFFERLSPLKRKLLLKEYRKQQLENE
- the fmt gene encoding methionyl-tRNA formyltransferase → MKTNRPALPGMQTQPWKIVFFGTDAVSRVVLDALFEGPDRVVACVSQPDRPAGRGRNLHPTQVKIVAQTKGLPLRQPERMRDPELVQWLQSFNAELFVVAAFGRILKPELLQIPLHGCLNVHTSLLPKYRGAAPIQWAVANGEQVSGATIMLMDQGMDTGPLLLQRELAIGPHETAQQLTVRLAALGAALLPEAIKGLKAGTLEPVPQEESLSSAAPILRKSDGLIDWSLNAALIASRLRGFTPWPGCYTYLDGKLLKVIEACAESDCDPAQPGTVLKSEASGLLVACGRGCLRITRLQLEGRKPLECCTFLSGCHVDPGTELGD
- a CDS encoding NAD-dependent epimerase/dehydratase family protein, translated to MPQALVTGGRGFIGSQLVRTLVRGGWQVRVLDLPTTPHDALQGVEHEFYGADITDPQSFGAAFKGVDAVFHLAAIPRDWGPAKLFFAVNRDGTRNVLQAAIDAGVERFVQMSSLAVHKYRPYFEADENAPCDATYPPYATSKIAAERIVRDYQDRGLIQTTIVRPGMVIFGPWDRMAFVPMVDALRKGQFGFVNGGRGRFCYSYVENLTAGMVRAAKSEEAAGGTFVLADDGAISWREYATAICDALDFKQSKLSLPYPLLVPLAGAMHLGAHLVRSKAGPPLTLYRIKVASCDLHWSNAHAKQVFGYDPTVGFAQGLQRTIDWYREHYPTG
- a CDS encoding radical SAM protein codes for the protein MEFNRTLREVEAQIETLRAKVPMLRTHGTNQAYSSGPLVPSCRICIRQAYMSFRLGMRCNASCDFCFLQTLKANAPDDGVELRQTQWQEFERHLDRIEGVAFTGGEPLLYIDALELLIPRMRKLKPGLYVWVYTNGLLADDRTLDRLAKMRIDELRFNVAASDYDPVVIDQVGQARRRFKRVVVEVPSYPQQREPLLAALADFERVGIDQLNLQELWVTDANVARLKGEGYQSGLLFAKKFFLYGSRALTYEAMLLCTQRHYSYSVNDCSAARFGPAK
- a CDS encoding acyl-CoA dehydrogenase: MPFTIEERDVNFVLFEQLGIEDLCGTEKFADFEVDDFKMILEEAGKVSKNLLAPLNEDSDRIGCKIEDGQVYMPPGFKEAYEQYREGGWIGMTHNPEFGGQGLPNVIGVACSERFLAGCTAFSMTPGLTNSAAHVIETHGTDWMKNTFCENMYTGKWAGTMCLTESGAGSAVGDTKTTAKKVEGSDLWKITGTKTFISSGDHDLTENIIHLVLARTPGAPSGIKGISLFLIPKNKVDENGAVGGSNDVNVTNIEHKMGINGSSTCTLNFGDNNDCEGWLIGEEFAGIKYMFLMMNEARIGVGMMGMSLAAASYREALDYARERIQGTDIRDMKDADAARVPIIVHPDIKRMLLTMKAYSEGCRALLFECAYFGDKFETSGDDKYKGFVELLTPICKAYSTDQGFTTCSLGVQVLGGYGYCQEYPLEQHMRDQRINSIYEGTNGIQALDLIGRKVGAKGGMLLMNYLMDLATFIDGNSDDELLGKYVTSLGGYRDKLAEVTMNFGMMRDDQLYPVSHATPYLKLFGNVVIAALLLKQAKIAAEKLAAKEADATKWAALAESDDEVKFYLGKVETAKFFTTQLLPENIGLADSMASGDRSVIEVVL
- a CDS encoding carbohydrate porin; amino-acid sequence: MRSLFALLLMLPLTAVVAQDADPNGLGRGFHFGSYGRVQFTSDLDGHPGREINVVSHGPRLAEESYVELDFGYGLARPDLAVDLQFTLALFEPFYHYSGDAQQYLAVRNLYAEASQFLPRLSLWVGSRMYRGDDVYLLDCWPLDNLNTIGGGVGFADWGLDLRAHMGVNRLNNDYQLQTIEIPNAGFGSSEYTILDRQRWIYSLRSAYRLSALPAPLGMDFVLYGEFHRLPQGERIPPELIEDQVPDYDPEDIKDKLPQESGYKLGGEVSLIGIPPQGFIKLFVAYAADLAAYGEWGVPWGLNTNGKTRGASELTLALSGNWESRWVGVMLGAEARRFEDADPNEFDIDDYWEGVAVLRPIVYITDHFHQGLEISYQQHYPFGLDPSTDEQEVPEVWQLSVLELLSWDRGNYARPQFRLVYTLSKLNSAARRRFPEGDTRRNDELQHFIGLGVEWWFDSSYR
- a CDS encoding alpha-amylase family glycosyl hydrolase; this encodes MVVRLQLPLIALLCLALLCTAGCKPYESNDPDADDDFGDDDDAGERVVIYELVVRLFGNVTQNPETDGDILTNGVGRFESIDDTALQSLSDLGVTHLWLMGVLQQASNTDYSTLSSPQPADDPDILKGKAGSFYAIKDYFDVCPDYALDPENRIGEFEDLIERVHDHGMRVVIDLVPNHVARSYASDVRSDLDFGAGDERSLFFGQQNNFFYLVDPPGQALSIPEPSNWERPPGADGTFDLENNDGDPPNDVPKVTGNNQTSPTLSEYDWYETIKLNYGYNFVDGSYLYEPTPDTWLKLDAIVAYWQGLGIDGFRCDFAHYVPLEFWTWLIERARARDSDVFFFAEAYNSSDAVPGFSFTEIIKSGFDAIYDDSGYDTTKGVLCCGKWANDLDEQWPDDFLAPRVVRYAENHDERRLASDLVSGENPDDSGAGSIEAGFAISALLFLQAQGPLLLYNGQAVGEPGAGVEGFSGEDGRTTIFDYWSMPQVAAWVNNFAFDGGGLDGQHRDLRADYAALIELAARPVFVQGSFYSLQNSNKDDWRYGGSGQWVYSYLRYLPQRSESYLIVVNLSDQTHAFNLKLPQQALQFMGFDEQQGTLTFTDQLDELADEPTIESRRAADLGIELTLDPYRVRAFRIVQHKD